The genomic region CGCCAGGAAGCCTGTCCTGGGAATGAGATATAACTGGTGTGAACTGATGGAAGGGAGGCATGGATGAGACGTGGCCCTCCTGGAGATAACTCTGCCGGCAACACCGCTTTCAGCTGATATCGCCCTGGAAATGCAGGGTTTGGGTATGGCTGTagcagcactgggagcagtgAGGGAAAAGTAATTGGGGGTGGGTTGTCTGGGAGGAGTCCGGGGGCAGAAGAGGTGTTGGGGCAGCAAAATTGTGGAATAAGGTGTAAAATCAGGGGGAAAAAGGTGGGCTCTCCCAAAGCCAGCACACCTAGGGATGGTGGGGACGCTGACCTGTGGGAGGTAAAGGCAGGGCTGGCTTTGGCTCcatgggggaaagggaggacACAGACCAGACGGCTTTGCAGCATGAGTGGGAAATGCTTTCCCACAGTGCTGTGAGTCCCCTGGATCGGGGGGATCCTcggctgcagctccccagcatcTTCAGAGGCGAGAGGGGCACTCCTCGCAGGCCACACGCACGCTCACGACCCAGGTTTGGGAAGCATTTATTAGTCCCTGCCAGGAAGCCCTGGCTCCAGACCCAGCTTCAGCTCGGGGCAGAGAAAAGCCGTGTCCTGGCCCTGGGCACTCACTGCGCTTCCCCGGGGCAGGACAGGTTCAGGTTCATCCACCGCTTGCCGTTCACCTGCGGGGAGAAGCACCCTGGGGCTGACACCGGTGGGCTCCGGGCAGCGGCCCCCGTGTCTGTGACCTCTGATTCGGGCACACGTGGCGGGGtgtccccaggctgcaggggaggaggatgCCGCACTCACCCCGGAGCTGACGtactcctccagcagcaggcacagctccgagttctgctgctgcaggatggCTGCTTCGGCGAGGAGGCTGGCCCTGCGCGTCAGGACCTCGCTGGGCAAGGAGGGCAGAGGATTGATGCCGCCAGTCAGTGCCAGTCCCGCTGCGGTTCCCCCAGCCAAGCCACCAACCCGCCCTGTCCCCAACAGCACTGCCAGCCACTCACTAATATTCCTCCAGTGCCACCGCCAGCGCATCCCACAGCTTCAACGTCGGCTCGGGGATAACACGTGCCAGGGCTTCCCAGTACTGCCCGTCCTTGGAGCTGTCCCGTACCTGTAGCACCTCCTTTGCCGACTGGTCCTTCTCCCTGGGGGTCAGAGAACAAAGCCCTGGGGCTCAGCTTGTCACTGGTGAGAACAGCCCCATCCCCCTCAGCTGCACTGAGCGCCATCACCATCGTCCCAGGAATGAGCATGACCCACAGCTGGCACCCACCTGCCCCACAGCTTTGCTTccctccctgggctgctggTCATCGCCTGCCTTGCTGTCCCCAGCCACCACTCGCTCAGGTACTGTCTGTACCCCCTTGCCCTGGTAggaccctccccacccctctgtGATcttgcagggcaggcaggggaaggtcTTGCTCCAGCCAGGGCGATACAgtcacccccagccctgcctgcaagcCCCCATAGCCCTCCTGTGCCCCCCTCCGGCTCCCTCCCAGTCACaacagccctgctctgcccctaTCCCTACCTCAGCTTGTCGAAATCCTGCACAAATGCTTTCAGGATCGTTAGGACATCATCAGTGTGGATGTACACAGACGGAAAGGAGCCCAGCGAGCTCCGAGGGGATTTGAGCTTGTCCCTCTGGGCACCAGATCCACCATCCTCTCTGTCCTCAGCTGGATCCATGACATCTTCTGCACCCGGGCTTCTCTGGCTCTGGAAGGAAGGCCAGCAAGCTGGGCACGGTGCCTTCCActgcctcctcccccccaaGAGCCACCTTGTCCCTGGGAGCTGCCCACAGCCTTGTCCCTTGGTGAATTTAGGGAGCTCAGggaaaaattaatgtattattAAGGGGCCCTGTTTAGCCACGGCAGAAGAGGATTACAATCCCTCAGCCCTGGCACATTCACCTGCCTTGTCCAGTCACAGGGAAACATTTCAGGGTCAACATGCTGGTCTCgctctctgccttccctgggTGGTCAGGAGATATTCTGCTCCCCCTTTCCTGGacccctggctctgctgggctctCCCCACTACTGCCCCTGGTGGTCCCACCTGGCCAACAGCTGCCTCCTGGGCTTtgtacttcaggaaaaaatccaCCAGCTGGTACAGGTCATCCTCACTGTCGATCTCGAGGGCCTGGGGAGCAGAGGAACCAGGTTAGTGTCCCTCAGAGACATCACGGAGGGGTGTGAAACAAGGAGCATTTCCCAGGAGCAGAGGGTGCCCTTCTGGCAATGCCACACAAGGCAGGAGTGGCTGGTGAAAAGTGTTTAGTGCGGGACAGCTGGGGGCATTTGTGGATCGGAGAGGCTGAGAACAGGCTGGAGGAGCCCTGGAGATGTTTAATTCAGCAGCAGGATGGCCTTGAGCTGAGAAGCATCTGGCCACAGTGCTTCACACCCTCTTGCAGTGCTCCTCTCCCCTTGCTGCCTCAGAGTCCCCGCAGCAGCCCAGCCAAACCTCTCCGGGGAAGCTAAGCCCAATGCCAGGCGGACACGGGGCAGAGAGCTTTCCCCGGTGACCACCAgccttccctgcagcccctgatGGGCCAAGGCACAACTCACCGCAAAGATGGAGTCGAGCTTCATGAGGGTACGCTCGTGCCTCCCCAGGGCGTGCAGGGGCCTCAGCAGCTTGCTCTCGATGAGGAAACCCTTGGGAGACACGCAGAAAAGAGGGAGTGGAGGGAAATAGTGAGCATCTCCGTCCCTGCCCAGGAGCCAGCCTGTGCCCTGCTGCGGCCGTGCCATCCTGCGATGGCAGGCTGAGCGGGGAGGGTGGGCAGCGGCTGGGCAgcgtggggctggcagggccaggaGGCTCTGGAATAGCcacccagcaggcagggaagacAGTTATCAGCATGGTGATGCCAAAAGGACCTCACAATCTGAAGCTCTTGCTGATTGTTCCCAGAGACAGGGAACAGCCTAGAGCATCAGATGCAGAAGGTCTGCCTGAGCTTATTCTGGCCTGGGGAGCTGTGGATTTGGCAACAGGCCTGTGCCTGCCAATACCTTTTATTAGCATCATATATGTGCCACACACAGTGGAAAGACCTGGAGAtcctctcccagcccctggGGCAGCTCTCTGACAACAGGCTGTTTGGCATAGGAAGGCAGTGCCATGCAGAAGCCTTCCCCCCCAAGATGTGGAGCTCGGAAGAGATCCACTACAAGCTGGAGCAACCAGGGGACAGCACACCTGCCCCCTGATCAAGGCATGTCACGCACCGACTCGTCGCTCACGAGCTCCAGGATCCTCTTGGCAGTTTTCTTGGAGATATTTTGCAGAGGTGTGACTCTATCCTCAACcttcactgtgttttcttttcctccttctccactacccacttcttccttcttctctctctcttcctcctcctgtcccccagagctgctctctgAAACATGGAGAAAGAAGGGTGAGCAAAAGCCTTTGTGCGTTGACTGTGCTCCCCAGTCACATCACTGCAGGAGTCACCAGGGAAAACACAATTGTTCCCTGTGACGTGGAAAGCACCCCAAAGATCTTGGGACACAAGCTGGCTCTTGGTCAGCTTGCCTGGAACTGGGAGTACTGGGCAAAGTACAGTGCAAAGATCCCCAAGCTGGTTTGGCATGAGCCAgctcagggctggggacagccctTGCAGTGTCACCCCTGTAAGATCCCACCTTGCAATAGCAAGGACAGGAGCGACAGAAAGGGCTGTCGTGAGGAAGTTAAGGGTCTCCCAGTGCCACAAGGGTAACAAGGACACTGTGCATCCCACCTGTCAGGACCTCCTCAGCCAACGTGGTCGCCATCCTCTTTGCCTTGCAACGCCCGAGGGGCCCGACATTGTCCAGGAACCAGTAATGAGGCTcttcccagggcagccccagctgctgggtGTGAATGATGCGATCCGCATCGAGGGCTTTCCGCATCAGCCCTTTGGCTTCTTCCTCGTTCATAAGCCAGACCTCTGTGAACTTCTCAGCGTCACTGACAGCAAAGTGCCTGTGCAGAAGGGAGGCGGCCCATGGAAGGAGGCTCCGAGCCCCAAAATGACAAGTCAGCTCCCCCACGCCTCACTCAGGTGCTCCGAGGCCTCATCATGGATGCCCGCGCAACACCCCACCTCATCCTCCTCTGCACCTCCTTGCACTGCCCCGTGATGCGCTCGCAGTCGGCTGCCAGGCTCTGGTTCTCCTCTCTGAACTGCTTCTCTTGTTTGGCCAGTTTTATTCTCAGGTTATTGAGCAAGGTGTGGAGCCTGGGGAGGGACAGCAAAGCTGAGCATCCCTGAAGAGGCACCTTCAGGCATACCCAGCTTGTATGAAGGCCTGGGGACTTGGGGCTGCTAGTGACTACTCAGCGCCAAGGCCTGACTGACCCTGATGCAGCTGGCATCAGGTTGGCCAAGGCCGGCCTATTCCAAGTGCTCTGGGGATGGCCCTGCCCTGGGCTAACCCCTGCCCGGGGATGAGTTGGGACAGAGCTTGCTGGCTTGTGCTAGGTCATGGGCTCCACAAAAAATGGTGTATGGAAGGAGATGGCAGGTAAGGCAGGGCCCATCTCCCAGGGATGGCTTTTTACCGGTTGAGCTTCCTCTTCTGTTGGGATCTGATGATGGTGTTCTCCTTGTCCTGGTTCTTAAGCACCTGAAGGTTGTACTCCAGCTTCTCCTGGTTCAGCTGATAGACAGCTTTCATCTGCTGGAGCTGCCTCTCCAGGTTCTGGCAtttcaaaaaacatgaaaacaagccGTGCCATGAGCAAAGGCCACACTGAAGCCTGGATCCTACTGATCCCACATCTCCAAACCCCATCTTCCCCTGCACAATTCCCCAGCTAACACCTGGCCAGAGGGTATCACTCATGGGTGAGTGACAGAGATGCTGCTTGCCCGTAAGTTCGTGCTACGGGGCCACGTCTGGGGAAGGGAGAATGGACTGAAGTTGTACCAAACTCTCACTCAGTGGGGCATTAATCTGGGCCTCTCTCCTCAGCCTAGGTGCTGGTTTTCACACCAGTTTTAGGAATTGCATGTCTCTGAATTAACCAATAGGCTCAGAAGTTATTTGGtgagctggaggaaggggcacACAGGAGAGGTGACTGCACAAACTCCAGGTCTTAAGGAAACCAGAACATAACAAATAACTGAAGCATTTGTGACGGCAGCATCTTACTGCATAGTCTGGGGGACAGGAGAGAGGCAGTGAGTTCTCCCTTTTGCTCCACAGCTGCAGGGGAGGAGACATCTGCAATGGAGGCATCTCTCTCAGCTTCCCAGCACCCAGTTTGCTGGATGGCTGATGGAAAGGAAGAGCTGGTTCCTGGGCTGATTGCCCCAgtctcctggggctgctgctctgggctgggaggcagcacacCCTACCGATGattgctgctctctgccagccCTACAGCTCATTTGGACACGAGCTCAGGGGGACATGGTGGCTTGGAAACTCCAGGAGCTGGCAGCGTGACTGCATGGATGGGTGAGAGGCAGTGTCTGGGCCTGGCATGGTTTAATTCATTAGTATGTGAGTGTCTTCCATGTGCAAGAGGAAGCAGAAATCTGATACTGAAAAATGTCATAATATAGCGCTTTACTGGGGAGGCCTATAAAGATTTCTTCCATGATAGGAAGTGATTGGAATTAAGCTGCTGCGAGGCCCCAGGTTACAGCATCAGCTACAGGCTCGGTTGTACACAGCAGAGAGACCCTGTGGGGCCTCCATCAGGGGCTCAGGCTTGCTCTCAGCCCAGGGGGATCTCTGGGGACAGGTAAAGAGTCCCAAGCGGTGGACTAGAAGCAGGGAATACACTGGTACCCAGCTTAGCTGGCTCAGAGCCCTCCTGGGTAGCCCTACGTACAACAGGGAGTGTACGAACAACCTGGGAAGACACCCAGAAGCAGTCCCACCTGGCTAGGGTCAAAGCCTGACTGAAGGGAAGATGAAGGTAAATCCCAGCAGGGCCAAGGGACCTTCTCCGTAAGAGCAGACAGAGGAAAGCCATGGCCCAAACCCCgtatttaaaatgctgattcCCATCTAGTGAAACTGGGGAGTACTCAATAACCCCCAAACCATAGACTTCATCTTTAGGTCTTGGCTAAGCTCCTGTTCCAGAGATACCTCAGGACAATGATATCACAGGTTAATCAGGAAAATAGGTGTTTCcaacttttcttttcttactctCCCTGAACTGGAAGGGTGCAGTCCGTGCTATAAAGAGTTGCACAACTGCAGTGCTAAAGGGAACCAGGAGGATATCTGCTTCATCCCTCTGCCCCACAGAAGAGCAACTTCCCCAGATCAGCCCAGCAGAAGTTGATTTAAGACGTTCCTAAAACCCTGCATCaaagagcagcaaaaccaggGCACAGTCTCTCCAGGTAACAATCAAGAAAGTCCTTGCCATTTCTAGGTTTTCCTAGCTTGAAATTTCAGGCCTAAATCTGAATACCAATTTAAATATTCCCTACCAAAATTCATCCCCATGATTTTTCTTGCATCTACAGTGGACCCAGAGAGGAAGCCATTCTCCTCCTCCATCATAGAGAATTGTGCATATTTGTAGACTCATCACCTCCCTACAGAAATCTCTTCCTTGGTCTAAGCAGCTCCAGCCTTTCAACCTTTTCTTAGGGGTTGTTTCTCTACTTGCTCTGTTCTCAACTATCTCTCCTGTTCCCAAGTGTGCTGCCAAACCTGGACAAGGTCGCATAGAAAGGAATAATTACCTCCCCTGCCTTATATATAAACCCTCCCACAAAAACAGCTAAAGGCAGCAGGTGCATTTTTACAACAATCCCACACTGCCGTCTGTGAACCTTGATCTCCAgcatgctgctgcctccctctccaAATGGCTCAGAGCCACCTGCGAACGTTACCCACCCTCTGTTACCTTCCAGGTTATCAATAAGAAGGCGAAGAAAGGGTAAAGTCAGGACTGAGCTCCCTGGACGTGCCATTTCAGGCTGACAGGGACCTTGCAACGGTAATATTTCAACCTGAAGTTGTGCAAAACTTTCTAGGTATCAGCCCTAGCCTGTATTTCCCTGGGCTTCCCAGGAGAACATCCCATGGGACAAAAAAGGAGCCTTCCTGAAGTCCCAATGCAACGTGTACCCTGGGAAGCAACACATGACAACTAGCAGGGAAGGTGTCAGCAGCGGCAGGGCtctctgctgagcagaggaggctgaatGATGCTGGGCAAAGCCAAACCTGACAGCCTTAGGAACAACGCCAGGGCTGCCATCCAGGGGGCCAGCAGGACTGCAGAGAGTCACAGATGCACTGCTTTGTTGACGCCGCTGCTCGCAGAGAACGGAGTGGATTAAAAGCTATCTGTATCCTGGGGAAGCCACAGCTACGAAGTTTGGATCTGCAGTGAGAGTCCCTGGTGCTTGTTCAGCCAGCGGTGTGCCAGGGCTGTGCTC from Phalacrocorax carbo chromosome 3, bPhaCar2.1, whole genome shotgun sequence harbors:
- the DRC1 gene encoding dynein regulatory complex protein 1 isoform X1; its protein translation is MRRGAEAAGWRALAPALIDPGPGPGPGPGPEERIAARRLRIAARLDAKRREALGEGAEPKVAEEEEEQRRSHKEIEESRQKLAKLLFDGTQMVTNIQVAADLRETQRRAEEAERKLQRVEKLANEAKSSACKFEEITSKWALAKEMTIPQELWHLLNQQQQQCALLLEEKNKLIGDLQQELKNKDEEYVQAIKKQSDDIYLLLERMEEQIRIMLKTYRHKLLQIEKAFELERRELLDNNRKKWEEAIQAHNAQELAYLHARMRKVEEYEKQLNQLRVEDEEEYNSMKIQLENDVQNLERQLQQMKAVYQLNQEKLEYNLQVLKNQDKENTIIRSQQKRKLNRLHTLLNNLRIKLAKQEKQFREENQSLAADCERITGQCKEVQRRMRHFAVSDAEKFTEVWLMNEEEAKGLMRKALDADRIIHTQQLGLPWEEPHYWFLDNVGPLGRCKAKRMATTLAEEVLTESSSGGQEEEEREKKEEVGSGEGGKENTVKVEDRVTPLQNISKKTAKRILELVSDESGFLIESKLLRPLHALGRHERTLMKLDSIFAALEIDSEDDLYQLVDFFLKYKAQEAAVGQSQRSPGAEDVMDPAEDREDGGSGAQRDKLKSPRSSLGSFPSVYIHTDDVLTILKAFVQDFDKLREKDQSAKEVLQVRDSSKDGQYWEALARVIPEPTLKLWDALAVALEEYYEVLTRRASLLAEAAILQQQNSELCLLLEEYVSSGVSAASSSPAAWGHPATCARIRGHRHGGRCPEPTGVSPRVLLPAGERQAVDEPEPVLPRGSAVSAQGQDTAFLCPELKLGLEPGLPGRD
- the DRC1 gene encoding dynein regulatory complex protein 1 isoform X2, whose amino-acid sequence is MRRGAEAAGWRALAPALIDPGPGPGPGPGPEERIAARRLRIAARLDAKRREALGEGAEPKVAEEEEEQRRSHKEIEESRQKLAKLLFDGTQMVTNIQVAADLRETQRRAEEAERKLQRVEKLANEAKSSACKFEEITSKWALAKEMTIPQELWHLLNQQQQQCALLLEEKNKLIGDLQQELKNKDEEYVQAIKKQSDDIYLLLERMEEQIRIMLKTYRHKLLQIEKAFELERRELLDNNRKKWEEAIQAHNAQELAYLHARMRKVEEYEKQLNQLRVEDEEEYNSMKIQLENDVQNLERQLQQMKAVYQLNQEKLEYNLQVLKNQDKENTIIRSQQKRKLNRHFAVSDAEKFTEVWLMNEEEAKGLMRKALDADRIIHTQQLGLPWEEPHYWFLDNVGPLGRCKAKRMATTLAEEVLTESSSGGQEEEEREKKEEVGSGEGGKENTVKVEDRVTPLQNISKKTAKRILELVSDESGFLIESKLLRPLHALGRHERTLMKLDSIFAALEIDSEDDLYQLVDFFLKYKAQEAAVGQSQRSPGAEDVMDPAEDREDGGSGAQRDKLKSPRSSLGSFPSVYIHTDDVLTILKAFVQDFDKLREKDQSAKEVLQVRDSSKDGQYWEALARVIPEPTLKLWDALAVALEEYYEVLTRRASLLAEAAILQQQNSELCLLLEEYVSSGVSAASSSPAAWGHPATCARIRGHRHGGRCPEPTGVSPRVLLPAGERQAVDEPEPVLPRGSAVSAQGQDTAFLCPELKLGLEPGLPGRD